One region of Candidatus Electrothrix rattekaaiensis genomic DNA includes:
- a CDS encoding type II toxin-antitoxin system VapC family toxin — protein MVESVYIESSVISYLTARPNRDVVITARQAITLGWWHNHRTEFELFISALVIKEISKSDEHAAQQRINATEGLPLLQTSDQALSVAEELIAQGAIPVNSEEDALHIGLAASAGIDYLLTWNFKHINNAQTKKKIVSVVETHGFTCPILCSPEELGEEI, from the coding sequence ATGGTTGAATCCGTCTACATAGAATCTTCGGTCATCAGTTACTTGACCGCTCGTCCAAATAGAGATGTTGTCATAACTGCACGTCAGGCTATTACGTTAGGCTGGTGGCACAACCACCGTACAGAATTTGAGCTGTTTATCTCTGCATTGGTGATAAAGGAAATTTCCAAAAGTGATGAACATGCTGCGCAACAGCGAATTAATGCCACAGAAGGTCTTCCTTTGCTGCAAACATCTGATCAAGCCTTGTCAGTTGCTGAGGAATTAATTGCTCAAGGGGCTATTCCGGTCAATAGCGAAGAAGATGCCCTGCATATAGGTCTTGCGGCATCGGCAGGTATTGACTATTTGCTCACATGGAATTTCAAGCACATCAATAACGCCCAAACAAAGAAAAAGATCGTGTCGGTTGTTGAAACACATGGATTTACCTGCCCGATTCTGTGCTCCCCAGAGGAGTTAGGAGAAGAGATATGA